Sequence from the Equus asinus isolate D_3611 breed Donkey chromosome 5, EquAss-T2T_v2, whole genome shotgun sequence genome:
CCCCTCCAGACCCCTGCATCTCTGCCCCTCTCACTGATGCCCTGTACATGGCCACACGGCTCAGCCTCCAGGACACAGCCCCTGAGCCCCTCTCACTGATGCCCTGTACATGGCCACACGGCTCAGCCTCCAGGACACAGCCCCCTGCATCTCTGCCCCTCTCACTGATGCCCTGTACATGGCCACACGGCTCAGCCTCCAGGACACAGCCCCCTGCATCTCTGCCCCTCTCACTGATGCCCTGTACATGGCCACACGGCTCAGCCTCCAGGACACAGCCCCTGCATCTCTGCCCCTCTCACTGATGCCCTGTACATGGCCACACGGCTCAGCCTCCAGGACACAGCCCCTGCATCTCTGCCCCTCTCACTGATGCCCTGTACATGGCCACACAGCTCAGCCTCCAGGACACAGCCCCCTGCATCTCTGCCCCTCTCACTGATGCCCTGTACATGGCCACACGGCTCAGCCTCCAGGACACAGCCCCCTGCATCTCTGCCCCTCTCACTGATGCCCTGTACATGGCCACACGGCTCAGCCTCCAGGACACAGCCCCTGAGCCCCTCTGTCCTGAGTCTGCCTCCACGTCCCTCTGTCCCAAGCCCCTCGAGGCCGCGGCTGGAGGAGAGCGCTCCAGGCACCAGGTGCGGCTCAGGCACCGGGAGAGGACACCACAGCCCAGCCGCAGCAACAGAGAAAGGAACCGGCGGCCAAaggctttgttttatttcatgcTGGGACTAAAGGCCCACGAACGTCCTTCTCCACCATTTCACCAGACAATGAGCACCGTCCACACCtgggctcctcctgctccctggtCCCAGTCCCACGGAGCAAAGTCCTAGAATCAGGGCTGTTTCTGAGCCAAATGCATAGCCCACTCAGGGCCCTGCGCCCACCTGGCCCAACCTCAGGGTCAGGCGGCTCTAGCGCTGGGAAGGAGGAGCTGGGCCGGGGTGTCTGCAGGGCAGGCATGTGGGAGAGCCCAGGCGGTGTCCGGGAGGGTGGGGACAGCGAGGGGCTTAGGGAGGCCGAGGCTTCCCTCTTGTTCTATGTGGTCTGTTGTCGTCCCCACTTTGAGACATGGAGCAGGCACACCCATCCAAGGGgcctttctccccagagcctctgggCAGCAGGACAAGTgaagccccgcccccagcctcacATGGTGTAGGCTGTCCAGTAGATGACGTTGACGGCAGCGAAGGCCGCGGGGAACACAGCACGGGCGTAGATGTCAATGGTGTCCGCGTCAATGGGCTTGAAAAGTGCACGGAGGCCCCCCTGAGCCCCCGAGTGGGGCCCACCCTGCTTCTTGGTCTCCCCAGTCTCCACCTCCACCGACCTGTAGGAGCCCATGAGGTTCCCGGGCACACGGCACTGCCGGCGGGACACAGCCAGCTCCTGGGTGACACCCGCGGCCGAGAGGGAGAAGAGCACGATGGCGTTCTTCACATCCATctgcccagggaggaggaggaggaggacgcaGGGCTGAGCGGCCAGCCCGCCTGCACAACGGGGACCCCCACCCAGGCCAGCAGCTCCATCCCTCGGCGAGCCCCGCTGTGACCCGCAGCAGGTGGGGGCTGAGGACCTGggcctgctctcctggagccCAGGCTGCAAGTGACATCCCCAGAGCAGCTGGTAGAAGCCCCCGGCTGGACCCAGGAACATGTGCCCCCACCACCCGGAGCCAGGCGTGCGCAGGGTGTGGGGCGCTGTCCTTGGTCCTGAACGTGAAagaaccagccctgccagcctCACCTCGGCcctctgctctgtgaccttgacctTGGCCTTTTGCTTCTTCCGGTAGTCAGCATTGAAGTGGGCAAAGGCGTACTCCACCAGTGCGGCAAACACAAAGACATAGCAGATCCAGAAGTACACATCCAGCGCCTTGATGGCTGACGCCCGTGGGAGGGAGGAGCGAGCACTGACCATCAGCGTGGTCATGGTCAGCACCGTGGTGATGCCTGGCAGGAACAGGTGGCAACATTGCTGGAGCCCCTGCCATCTCACCACCCTCACCCCATCTCAGCCCAGGTGCAGGTCAGGCTCCTCTGAccaggcctggcctggctggCCACAGGCCTGAGGGGCTGGAGGGCAAGGCCCGGGCTCATGACTAATGGGGTGGCGGTCCTGTTCCTgggctcctgccctcccaccagcTCCCTCGGAGGACAGGCCAGGGCCCCATACCTAGAGACACCCTGGCGGGCACTGCGGCCTGGCTGATCCAGAAAGACACCCAGGACATGGCGACCAGGAGGATGGAGGGCATGTAGGACTGGATGATGTAGACGCCCCGGTTCCTCCGCAGGTGGAAGTGCAGGCTGAGCCGGGGGAACTGGCCGGCTGCAGGGGGACCGCCCCTGTCAGGACCCAGCACGTCCCTCGCCTGACCTGCCACACACCATGGCACTCGGGGGAAGAGGAGGGTTTGGCAGGCACTGAGGGCCACTGCCAGCTTCAGAAGAAGGATGACGCTAGACCCCTGCCTTCCCCACCTTTCCCACACAGCCTGACGGGTCAGGGGTCCTCGGGCCCTGGGCCTGGCCTTAGGAGAGAGGCCGGCCCTGCCACAGGGCCACCCAGAGGCAGGATTCTAACATTGCTGCACTGGCCCAGAGGGACCCTCCCACAGTGGGGTTGGCTCACCTCCTtctctcccagccctcctccatGCAGAGCCAAGCTCAAGGCAAGAGCCAGGCTGGGCTCACTGGCTCTGATGGTCaggcagcaggggtgggggaggggcaggaggggctaGGACGCACGGCAGCCCCAGGAGCCTTGTCCCCACCCCAGAGCCCCTGCagtcctggggctcagggagaCCCCCACACCCTCAGGCACCCAACGTGGACTGCCGCTAGCCCCTGGGAAGCGATGAAGGACCGAGGAATAAGATGAAGAAAATCTGACCCATGTCTGCACTGTGGCATATCCTTAGTCCCTCGGTCGGGCCCAGCCTGTGCCCGTCAGTGATTTTCCAGCTGCATCCACACGGCCCTCAGAGCCTGCTAGTGGCTCTGTTAGAGCGCTAGAAAACCACAACCCGGGCTCACAGGAAGAGGCCACCAGAGGCCAAGTTACCCGACTTGAAGTTCATCAGCTCTGTGGTGAACCGGTAGCTGGTGATGGTGAACTGGGCCAGCTGCAGCTTGTCCAGACCGTGGATCTGCTCCTGGTTTTCTGACCAGTAGTAGACGATATCCTCTGACGAATAGCCATCTGCAGGAGAACCCACAGATGGGCAGCAGAGCCCGAACCCCCCAGCCCCCGGCAGCCCCTGGCAGGAGTGCCCTGCCCAAGCGGGGAGCCTAATACAGCAGAGAGAGGGGACAGTGCAGGAAGACCCAGCCAGGAGCAAGGAGGCCTGGGGCCACGGCCACACTTCAGGCAGGTGGTCAGGGACAGAAGTGCCGGGAAAAGTGCAGGTCACCATCACCAAGTGACCTGCAGGGGCTGCCAtgctggcccagtgatgcagaTATATGTCTTGTCTGGACTGCAAGGGCCGGCCGGCCGACCCAGGCACGGCACCGCCCAGTGGGAGGAGGGCTATGCTGCTTAGACCTTCCGGTCCCTTCTCTTCCTGCCCAGGTCTCTCCCTCCATGGATGCCCCGTCCCAGgtgcctccctgcccccaggccagGCTGGCTGCACAGGCCCTGACAGTCTGAGTCCCACACCAGCCGTGGAGAAGCCAGCATGGCCGCCCAGAGCGCAGCCCCCACCCCGTCCCGGGCCCAGCCGGCACTCACAGCTCTCCAGGTGCAGCATGCACTCCTGCTCGTCCATGGGGTACTTGGCCAGGTCCATGTCACAGGCCACCGTGGAGGTGATTCTGCCCAGACAACACGCCAGTGAGATCCCCAGTGGGGAGGCCACCAGCCCTGATCCAGCAGCTCCCTTGCCCCCAACAAGTGGAGACGGCCCTGTGTCTGCCCAGAGGGGCTGCCTCGCAGGAGCGCCGGCCAAGCGGCCTCTCAAGCTTTGTGGGCAAGGTGCCCGCATCTGGGCGGAAACTGGAAACTCATCAGTGGAAACACATCTGAGGGTCTTTCTTCAGGAATCAAGAACTAGAAGGGCCGGccccgaggccaagtggttaagttcgcgtgctctgcttcggtggcccagggtttcaccggttcacatcctgggtgcggacatggcactgctcatcaggccatgctgagccagtgtcccacacagcacaaccaggggcactcacaacgAGAACATAcatctatgtaccggggggctttggggagaagagggaaaaaaaagaaaaattggcaacagatgttagctcagggccaatcctttaaaaaaaaaaaagaatgagagttcATTCACTCTCCTCACCCTTCAAAATGCCTGGCTTAGTCGGAGGTCCAGAAGGCATGCCCCCCGGGACGACCCCCAGGCGTTCCTGCTGAACATGCAGCGCAGGAAAAGGCCCCCATTGCCAAGTGTTCTGATCTTTCAAGAGAATTTAGATTCTTCTATAAATCTCCTGAGTTTTAAAATCTTGGcaattaattccatttttaaaaggcacTTGTCAGAAAACACGTGTTTAAGCAAATAGACGCACATGTATGCTCATAGCAGCATGActcacaaaagccaaaaggtggaaacagcccaggtGTCTGTGGATGGGCGAGTGGACACGCAAACTGGGCCATCCATGCAGCAAGGGTTCCCCAGCCacagaaaggaatgaagccctgatGAACGTTACAGCACGGATGAAGCTCAAAAACGCTATGCCAAGTGAAAGAcggcagacacaaaaggtcacatagcATAAGATTCATTTTGTACGACATgtgcagaataggcaaatccatagagacaggaagcaagTTGGTGGtttcaggggctggggaaggggcacTGCGGAGTGACTGCTTGATGGGATGGGGTCTCCCTTTGGGGGGACGAAAATACCCTGGAACTAGATAAAGGTAATGtttgcataacattgtgaatgtgctaaatgccactggattgtttactttattttttattattattatttttttagattttattttttttcctttctctccccaaagccccccggtacatagttgtatattcttagttgtgggtccttctagttgtggcatgtgggacgccacctcagcgtgattcattgagtggtgccatgtccgcacccaggattcgaaccgacaaaacgctgggccaccttcaatggagcgcacgaacttaacctctcggccacggggccggcccctgaattgttcactttaaaatggttaattttacaaTGTGTGAATTTCaccccaatttaaaaaacaaaaggcacCATGTTGGCCAAAAAACTACTTGACATTTTATAAGCAGCTGCTGTTTTCAGGAATAACTAGCCCGCCCAGCTCCCAGCAGAGCGTCCTGGGTTTTCCCTGCAGCGGGCTGGTGGGCGGGTCCCGGGTCTTACCGGATGCTGTAGAGGATCACCCCATCGGGCTGCAGCCGGATCAGCTTGTTCTCCACCGTCACGTCATGGAACCAGGCGGACTTGGCGTTCACAATGAAGGTGTCTGGGAGCCACAGTTTGTCCACGAAGCGGCTGTCCAGGCCCAGGGTCTCGTTGGTGTGGTTGTAGGACAGCCTGCTGTCCCGCCAGCTCTGGTGCAGAAACACCGTCATGGTGTACTCCTGcgggggaaggtgggaggggccCTGGCCATCAGCCTGCTCCTCTCCTGGGGACACATGGCCGagaggtggggtggaggtgggccAGCACCTACCATGTTCACCTCCGAGATGTGGTCGATACTGGCCACCTCGATGGCGAGTGCCACATTCACAGGGGGGCCTATGAGGAAAGAGCAGGACACGAGTCCGGTGGGGCTGAGTGAGGCCAGGCCCCAGCACCCCTGGCCACTTGGCCAGACCAGACTCTCCACCCAGCGACAGCCCAGGCAGGCAGGAGGGGGAGgacagccaggggttcgcagggaGGACCATCTTGGTGCAAGTCTGCCATGAGGCCTGAGAAGATCCACCATCATGGCCGTCTCCCTGGGGGGCTGGTACTTGAGGTCTGATGCACCCGCaggggagcccacccagagtcaagCGGGCTCACACCCACAGCTGGACCCAGCGGCCTGTCCCTACCCTTGCTGGCCACTCTCACCTCCAATGCCGGGCCGGAAGTTCCGGGCATAGCCCTCCATCAGGCCGTCCAGGTTAGGGAGCCAGGATATCTCCAGGTTGGAGCCAACATAGTCCCCAATGTCATTCATTGCTCTGGAAATGCAGGCCCACTGGTCACAGGCAGGGCTCCAGGCACAGAGCCTGGGGTGGACAGGGAGGACCATGCGAGGGCCCCTCCAGGCTGGACCTGGTCAGTCCCAGGAACTCACCCTCGAAACAGGGAGCCCCAGAGGGTGCAGGGCCCAGGATTCCTCGGTCTTTTCCATCCGCATCTCTGCTCAGCTTCCGCCCCACCCACCCGGCCTCAAGGGAGGCTGTCTGGGTCAGGCAGAGTCCCCAGCCCGAGCCAAGCCCCCAGGCTTCCTCCACAGCCAGCCCATAGAGGGTGGCCTGCGCCAGAGTCCCCATCCCTGGGGTCCTGCATCCAATAGGCCTAGGAGGACCTCGACAAGGGCATATGGTCACCCTTTCAGCCTCTGAGGGCAAAGTGTCCTACAAGAGGTAACTCAGGAGAAAAGACGTGTGACCAGGAGGTTGAGGGCCGTGGTGGGTGAAGGGGGCAGATAAGGTCCCAAACCCAGGACCCAGGGCCAGGACGAGGGGCCATGGGGAGGCTGCAGGTTGGCCTCCTGCTCTCTGTCCTTTCCCAGGCAGGCCCCAGAGATCCCCAAATTGCCATGTGCTTCTGGGGCTTAGCCTGACCCCAGAGCAGTGGGGCCATGCCCACTGGCAATGGGCCAATCTCACTGACAGCCTGTGCTGGTCACATTTGTCCCTGGCAGGGCCACAAAGGATGTCCCACAGGTGGCAGGCGTCTTGTGGCCCTCAGACCCCAGACTGCCAGAAGCACTGAGCTCCCCAGCAGCTTCACCTGCCCACCCCTTCTTCTGCTCACCTGTCCTGGGATGAacagtgtcccccaaaattcatgtctactcagaacctcagaatgggacgttatttggaaatagggtccttgcagatgtaattagttaacaTGAGGTCATTCTGGATTAGGgttggccctaaatccaatgactgatgtccttataagaagaaaaaacagagacacgcagggagaaggccatgtgacagCAGAGGCAGCAACTGGAGTAATGTGTCTACAAGCTAAGGACTCCGGCCGCACCAGGAGCTGAGAGGCCTGGAGCCgactctccctcagagcctcagagggatctggccctgcccacacctttgtCTCAGAGTTCCGGCCAccagaattataagaaaataaatctccCTAGTTTTAAGACCCCCGGTTTGTGGTCACTTGTTGCAGGAGCCCCAGGAAACTCAGAACcctccctcctgcagctcccggTGGGGAGGGGCATTTCCCCTCAATCTGAGCACAGGGAACGAGGAAGGCACTCAAAGATAACCCTCCTGTTACTCTCTGAATCACACCTATTCCCTGGGGAGCAACTTGGGCCAAGGCCTCCAAGTCACCCTGGGCCCCAAGCCTGGCCAGAGCCTGCGGGGGAGACACCGGGGCTAGGACCTGGATGAAGGGGCTGCTGGGACCCTGAGGCCATGGCTCACTCTCCCTGGAGACAGATCCCCAAAGCCAGCCATGGCCACGTGCCCAGGTGCCCCACTCTGGGTCCTCGTGGCCACCTTGAGGAGACCACCGTCCCTTTGAGGCTCCCACCACACAGCTGGCCACTGTCCGCTCCCAGCGGTGGGAGCCACACCCCAGGCTCCCCTTGGCCTCCTGCACCCTCAGGGACTGTCTCCCATCCAGCTGCAGTCTGGCACATGGCTCCCGCTCCCATTGCGCCTGTCAGTACAGCCAAGTGGAGGCCCCGTCCAGCCCCTTCACCAGCACCCCATGGGCCCACTGCAGCCCATGACCCCGTCTCTCCAGCTCTGGCCTCCTCTGGATCCCTGCTCCTCCAGAGCCAAGCGAGGCTTCCTCTGAGCCTCTATCTCCAGGCTTCCCCCTCCAGACCCCCCCTCTGCTTCAGCAAGCCCCTCACCTGTCCCCAGGCCTGTGGCAATTGTTCCCTGACTCCCGCCCTCTCCAGTGTCCCCTCTTCTAGATACCCCCTCCAGTCCCTCCACCGTCTGACCCCCATTTCCTCATGCtgagtccccccacccccactgaaCCCTCCATCCCCTCTCCTAGTCCTGCCTTGAGATACAGCCCCATGCCCCCTCTGGGGTCAGGACACCATGACCAGGACAGTCATGGCCCAGGCCCACGTGGAGGTCAGAGTCTGTGAGGGGGACAAAGCAAGTGGCTTTAAGTGTGATGAGAGTTACAGAAAGGGGAGGTCAGGACCCCCTCTGGTtgaggggggagg
This genomic interval carries:
- the GABRD gene encoding gamma-aminobutyric acid receptor subunit delta isoform X2; the protein is MDALAWLLPPLLLLCARQHRGARLCAWSPACDQWACISRAMNDIGDYVGSNLEISWLPNLDGLMEGYARNFRPGIGGPPVNVALAIEVASIDHISEVNMSWRDSRLSYNHTNETLGLDSRFVDKLWLPDTFIVNAKSAWFHDVTVENKLIRLQPDGVILYSIRITSTVACDMDLAKYPMDEQECMLHLESYGYSSEDIVYYWSENQEQIHGLDKLQLAQFTITSYRFTTELMNFKSAGQFPRLSLHFHLRRNRGVYIIQSYMPSILLVAMSWVSFWISQAAVPARVSLGITTVLTMTTLMVSARSSLPRASAIKALDVYFWICYVFVFAALVEYAFAHFNADYRKKQKAKVKVTEQRAEMDVKNAIVLFSLSAAGVTQELAVSRRQCRVPGNLMGSYRSVEVETGETKKQGGPHSGAQGGLRALFKPIDADTIDIYARAVFPAAFAAVNVIYWTAYTM
- the GABRD gene encoding gamma-aminobutyric acid receptor subunit delta isoform X5, encoding MNDIGDYVGSNLEISWLPNLDGLMEGYARNFRPGIGGPPVNVALAIEVASIDHISEVNMEYTMTVFLHQSWRDSRLSYNHTNETLGLDSRFVDKLWLPDTFIVNAKSAWFHDVTVENKLIRLQPDGVILYSIRITSTVACDMDLAKYPMDEQECMLHLESYGYSSEDIVYYWSENQEQIHGLDKLQLAQFTITSYRFTTELMNFKSAGQFPRLSLHFHLRRNRGVYIIQSYMPSILLVAMSWVSFWISQAAVPARVSLGITTVLTMTTLMVSARSSLPRASAIKALDVYFWICYVFVFAALVEYAFAHFNADYRKKQKAKVKVTEQRAEMDVKNAIVLFSLSAAGVTQELAVSRRQCRVPGNLMGSYRSVEVETGETKKQGGPHSGAQGGLRALFKPIDADTIDIYARAVFPAAFAAVNVIYWTAYTM
- the GABRD gene encoding gamma-aminobutyric acid receptor subunit delta isoform X3 codes for the protein MDALAWLLPPLLLLCARQHRGARAMNDIGDYVGSNLEISWLPNLDGLMEGYARNFRPGIGGPPVNVALAIEVASIDHISEVNMEYTMTVFLHQSWRDSRLSYNHTNETLGLDSRFVDKLWLPDTFIVNAKSAWFHDVTVENKLIRLQPDGVILYSIRITSTVACDMDLAKYPMDEQECMLHLESYGYSSEDIVYYWSENQEQIHGLDKLQLAQFTITSYRFTTELMNFKSAGQFPRLSLHFHLRRNRGVYIIQSYMPSILLVAMSWVSFWISQAAVPARVSLGITTVLTMTTLMVSARSSLPRASAIKALDVYFWICYVFVFAALVEYAFAHFNADYRKKQKAKVKVTEQRAEMDVKNAIVLFSLSAAGVTQELAVSRRQCRVPGNLMGSYRSVEVETGETKKQGGPHSGAQGGLRALFKPIDADTIDIYARAVFPAAFAAVNVIYWTAYTM
- the GABRD gene encoding gamma-aminobutyric acid receptor subunit delta isoform X1, with amino-acid sequence MDALAWLLPPLLLLCARQHRGARLCAWSPACDQWACISRAMNDIGDYVGSNLEISWLPNLDGLMEGYARNFRPGIGGPPVNVALAIEVASIDHISEVNMEYTMTVFLHQSWRDSRLSYNHTNETLGLDSRFVDKLWLPDTFIVNAKSAWFHDVTVENKLIRLQPDGVILYSIRITSTVACDMDLAKYPMDEQECMLHLESYGYSSEDIVYYWSENQEQIHGLDKLQLAQFTITSYRFTTELMNFKSAGQFPRLSLHFHLRRNRGVYIIQSYMPSILLVAMSWVSFWISQAAVPARVSLGITTVLTMTTLMVSARSSLPRASAIKALDVYFWICYVFVFAALVEYAFAHFNADYRKKQKAKVKVTEQRAEMDVKNAIVLFSLSAAGVTQELAVSRRQCRVPGNLMGSYRSVEVETGETKKQGGPHSGAQGGLRALFKPIDADTIDIYARAVFPAAFAAVNVIYWTAYTM
- the GABRD gene encoding gamma-aminobutyric acid receptor subunit delta isoform X4 translates to MDALAWLLPPLLLLCARQHRGARAMNDIGDYVGSNLEISWLPNLDGLMEGYARNFRPGIGGPPVNVALAIEVASIDHISEVNMSWRDSRLSYNHTNETLGLDSRFVDKLWLPDTFIVNAKSAWFHDVTVENKLIRLQPDGVILYSIRITSTVACDMDLAKYPMDEQECMLHLESYGYSSEDIVYYWSENQEQIHGLDKLQLAQFTITSYRFTTELMNFKSAGQFPRLSLHFHLRRNRGVYIIQSYMPSILLVAMSWVSFWISQAAVPARVSLGITTVLTMTTLMVSARSSLPRASAIKALDVYFWICYVFVFAALVEYAFAHFNADYRKKQKAKVKVTEQRAEMDVKNAIVLFSLSAAGVTQELAVSRRQCRVPGNLMGSYRSVEVETGETKKQGGPHSGAQGGLRALFKPIDADTIDIYARAVFPAAFAAVNVIYWTAYTM
- the GABRD gene encoding gamma-aminobutyric acid receptor subunit delta isoform X6 — encoded protein: MVKALPTREGRDSKRLRTAPCRQEEGMEEAVVWLHHGTAATGPPVNVALAIEVASIDHISEVNMEYTMTVFLHQSWRDSRLSYNHTNETLGLDSRFVDKLWLPDTFIVNAKSAWFHDVTVENKLIRLQPDGVILYSIRITSTVACDMDLAKYPMDEQECMLHLESYGYSSEDIVYYWSENQEQIHGLDKLQLAQFTITSYRFTTELMNFKSAGQFPRLSLHFHLRRNRGVYIIQSYMPSILLVAMSWVSFWISQAAVPARVSLGITTVLTMTTLMVSARSSLPRASAIKALDVYFWICYVFVFAALVEYAFAHFNADYRKKQKAKVKVTEQRAEMDVKNAIVLFSLSAAGVTQELAVSRRQCRVPGNLMGSYRSVEVETGETKKQGGPHSGAQGGLRALFKPIDADTIDIYARAVFPAAFAAVNVIYWTAYTM